In Hippoglossus hippoglossus isolate fHipHip1 chromosome 24, fHipHip1.pri, whole genome shotgun sequence, a single genomic region encodes these proteins:
- the LOC117757994 gene encoding cysteine-rich venom protein-like: MNAFNFLCALGLLAALQVTWAEDVETLAEGTVLVSSSDQSDIVNKHNALRRSVQPTASNMLKMSWSSQAAANAQKWANGCSMNHSPPSSRKISTSGCGENLYMSSYQSTWSDAIQSWYDEVKDWRYGVGALNGGMIGHYTQVVWYRSNQVGCAVAYCPNSAYKYFYVCQYCPPGNYQYARPYKSGPSCGDCPNACDNKLCTNPCPYADQYSNCPDLKQQWGCSNKDVASWCAASCKCTSQII; the protein is encoded by the exons ATGAACGCCTTCAACTTCCTGTGCGCCTTGGGCCTCTTGGCTGCTCTGCAGGTGACCTGGGCAGAGGATGTGGAGACTTTGGCA GAGG GCACAGTCCTGGTGTCCTCCTCAGACCAGAGTGACATCGTGAACAAGCATAATGCCCTGAGGAGAAGTGTTCAGCCCACTGCCAGCAACATGCTGAAAATG AGCTGGAGCAGCCAGGCTGCAGCCAACGCTCAGAAATGGGCCAACGGCTGCTCCATGAATCACAGCCCTCCCAGCTCCAGGAAGATCAGCA CTAGTGGCTGTGGAGAGAACCTGTACATGTCCAGCTACCAGAGCACGTGGAGCGACGCCATCCAGTCCTGGTACGACGAGGTGAAGGACTGGCGCTACGGAGTGGGAGCACTCAACGGAGGAATGATCGGACATTACACACAG GTTGTGTGGTACAGGTCCAACCAGGTCGGCTGTGCTGTGGCCTACTGCCCCAACTCTGCATACAAGTACTTCTATGTGTGCCAGTACTGCCCACC GGGAAACTACCAGTACGCTCGCCCCTACAAATCAGGACCCTCCTGCGGTGACTGCCCCAACGCCTGCGACAACAAACTGTGCA CCAACCCCTGTCCCTACGCTGATCAGTACAGTAACTGCCCGGACCTGAAGCAGCAGTGGGGCTGCAGCAACAAGGACGTGGCCTCTTGGTGCGCCGCCTCCTGCAAGTGCACCTCGCAAATCATTTAA